Proteins from a single region of Budorcas taxicolor isolate Tak-1 chromosome 11, Takin1.1, whole genome shotgun sequence:
- the VARS1 gene encoding valine--tRNA ligase isoform X3 — protein sequence MSILYVSPHPDAFPSLRALIAARYGEAGEGPGWGGAHPRVSLQPPPASRTPFPPPRLPALEQGPGGLWVWGATAVSQLLWPAGLGGPGGSRAAVLVQQWVSYADTELIPAACGATLPALGLRSSAQDPQAALAALGRALSPLEEWLRLHTYLAGEAPTLADLAAVTALLLPFRYVLDPAARRIWGNVTRWFITCVQQPEFRAVLGEVVLYSGARSLSQQPGSEVPAPPKTAAQLKKEAKKREKLEKFQQKQKVQQQQPPPGEKKPKPEKREKRDPGVITYDLPTPPGEKKDVSGTMPDSYSPQYVEAAWYPWWEQQGFFRPEYGRSSVSAPNPRGIFMMCIPPPNVTGSLHLGHALTNAIQDSLTRWHRMRGETTLWNPGCDHAGIATQVVVEKKLWREQGLSRHQLGREAFLQEVWKWKEEKGDRIYHQLKKLGSSLDWNRACFTMDPKLSAAVTEAFVRLHEEGVIYRSTRLVNWSCTLNSAISDIEVDKKELTGRTLLSVPGYKEKVEFGVLVSFAYKVQGSDSDDEVVVATTRIETMLGDVAVAVHPKDPRYQHLKGKSVIHPFVSRSLPIVFDDFVDMEFGTGAVKITPAHDQNDYEVGQRHGLEAVSIMDARGALVNVPPPFLGLPRFEARKAVLAALKEQGLFRGIEDNPMVVPLCNRSKDVVEPLLRPQWYVRCGEMAQAASAAVTRGDLRILPEAHQRTWHAWMDNIRDWCISRQLWWGHRIPAYFITVNDPAVPPGEDPDGRYWVSGRTEAEAREKAAKEFGVSPDKISLQQDEDVLDTWFSSGLFPFSILGWPNQSEDLSVFYPGTLLETGHDILFFWVARMVMLGLKLTGKLPFKEVYLHAIVRDAHGRKMSKSLGNVIDPLDVIHGVSLQGLHDQLLNSNLDPSEVEKAKEGQKADFPTGIPECGTDALRFGLCAYTSQGRDINLDVNRILGYRHFCNKLWNATKFALRGLGKGFVPSPTSEPGGHESLVDRWIRSRLTEAVRLSNQGFQAYDFPAVTTAQYSFWLYELCDVYLECLKPVLNGVDLVAAECARQTLYTCLDVGLRLLSPFMPFVTEELFQRLPRRTPQAPPSLCVTAYPEPSECSWKDPEAEAAFELALSITRAVRSLRADYNLTRIRPDCFLEVADEATGALASAVSAYVQTLASAGIVAVLALGASAPQGCAVALASDRCSVHLQLQGLVDPARELGKLQAKRDEAQRQAQRLRERRTASGYTVKVPLKVQEADEAKLQQTEAELRKVDEAIALFQKML from the exons ATGTCCATTCTGTACGTCTCTCCTCACCCCGATGCCTTCCCCAGCCTCCGAGCCCTCATAGCTGCTCGCTACGGGGAAGCTGGGGAGGGTCCGGGATGGGGAGGAGCCCACCCCCGCGTCAGTCTCCAGCCGCCCCCCGCCAGCCGGACTCCTTTTCCTCCACCCCGTCTGCCTGCCCTGGAACAGGGTCCCGGTGGGCTCTGGGTGTGGGGGGCCACGGCTGTGTCCCAGCTGCTGTGGCCAGCAGGTCTGGGGGGTCCCGGGGGTAGTCGGGCAGCCGTCCTGGTCCAACAGTGGGTCAGTTATGCTGACACCGAGCTAATACCAGCTGCCTGTGGGGCTACGCTGCCGGCCTTGGGACTCCGAAGCTCGGCCCAAGACCCCCAG GCTGCACTGGCGGCCCTGGGCAGAGCCCTGAGCCCCTTGGAAGAGTGGCTTCGACTGCACACCTACCTGGCCGGGGAGGCCCCGACTCTGGCTGACCTGGCAGCTGTCACAGCCTTGCTGCTGCCTTTCCGTTAT GTCCTGGACCCCGCTGCCCGCCGGATCTGGGGTAATGTGACTCGCTGGTTTATCACATGTGTTCAGCAGCCAGAATTCCGGGCCGTACTGGGAGAGGTGGTTCTGTATTCAGGGGCCAGGTCTCTCTCCCAACAGCCAG GCTCTGAGGTCCCTGCACCCCCAAAGACGGCTGCTCAACTCAAGAAAGAGGCAAAGAAACGGGAGAAACTAGAGAAATTCCAGCAGAAGCAGAAGGTCCAACAGCAGCAGCCACCCCCTGGGGAG AAGAAACCAAAaccagagaagagggagaaacgAGATCCTGGGGTCATTACCTACGATCTCCCGACCCCACCTGGGGAAAAGAAAG ATGTCAGCGGCACCATGCCTGACTCCTACAGCCCTCAGTACGTGGAGGCTGCCTGGTACCCTTGGTGGGAGCAGCAGGGCTTCTTCAGGCCTGAGTATGGG CGTTCCAGCGTGTCAGCACCAAACCCCCGGGGCATCTTCATGATGTGCATCCCACCCCCCAACGTGACAGGCTCCCTGCACCTGGGCCACGCGCTCACCAACGCGATCCAGGACTCCCTGACCCGCTG GCACCGCATGCGTGGAGAGACCACCCTGTGGAATCCTGGCTGTGACCACGCGGGCATTGCCACCcaggtggtggtggagaagaaacTCTGGCGCGAGCAAGGGCTGAGTCGGCACCAGCTGGGGCGAGAGGCTTTCCTGCAGGAGGTCTGGAAGTGGAAGGAGGA GAAAGGTGACCGGATTTACCACCAGCTGAAGAAGCTTGGCAGCTCCTTGGACTGGAATCGAGCCTGTTTCACCATGGATCCT AAACTGTCAGCAGCCGTGACAGAGGCCTTTGTACGGCTCCACGAGGAGGGAGTCATTTACCGCAGCACACGACTTGTCAACTGGTCCTGCACCCTCAACTCTGCCATCTCCGACATCGAG GTGGATAAGAAGGAGCTGACAGGTCGTACCCTGCTCTCCGTGCCTGGCTACAAAGAGAAGGTGGAGTTTGGGGTCCTCGTCTCCTTTGCTTACAAGGTCCAAGGCTCAG ACAGCGACGACGAGGTGGTAGTGGCAACCACTCGGATCGAGACGATGCTGGGAGATGTGGCTGTAGCTGTGCACCCCAAAGACCCCAGATACCAG CACCTGAAGGGCAAGAGCGTGATCCACCCATTTGTGTCTCGGAGCCTCCCCATCGTCTTTGATGACTTTGTGGACATGGAGTTCGGCACAG GCGCGGTGAAGATCACCCCCGCCCACGACCAGAATGACTATGAGGTTGGGCAGCGGCACGGGCTGGAGGCCGTCAGCATCATGGACGCCCGCGGGGCCCTCGTCAACGTGCCCCCACCTTTCCTG GGCCTGCCCAGGtttgaggccaggaaggcagtgCTGGCAGCGCTCAAGGAGCAGGGGCTGTTCCGCGGCATTGAGGACAACCCCATGGTGGTGCCACTTTGCAA CCGCTCCAAGGACGTGGTGGAGCCTCTGCTGCGGCCGCAGTGGTACGTGCGCTGTGGGGAGATGGCTCAGGCTGCCAGCGCTGCCGTGACACGGGGTGACCTCCGTATCCTGCCGGAGGCCCATCAGCGGACGTGGCATGCCTGGATGGACAACATCCG GGACTGGTGTATCTCCCGGCAGCTGTGGTGGGGCCATCGCATCCCAGCCTACTTCATCACTGTCAACGACCCTGCCGTGCCCCCAGGGGAG GACCCTGACGGGCGGTACTGGGTGAGCGGGCGCACTGAGGCCGAGGCCCGGGAGAAGGCAGCCAAGGAGTTCGGCGTGTCCCCTGACAAGATCAGTCTCCAGCAAG ATGAAGATGTACTGGACACCTGGTTCTCCTCTGGcctcttccccttctccatcCTAGGCTGGCCCAACCAG TCAGAAGATCTGAGTGTGTTCTACCCGGGGACGCTGCTGGAGACAGGCCATGACATCCTTTTCTTCTGGGTGGCCAGGATGGTCATGCTCGGCCTCAAGCTCACTGGCAAGCTGCCCTTCAAAGAG GTCTACCTCCATGCCATTGTGCGGGACGCCCACGGCCGGAAGATGAGCAAGTCTCTAGGCAACGTCATTGACCCCCTGGACGTTATCCATGGGGTCTCCCTGCAG GGCCTCCACGACCAGTTACTGAACAGCAACCTGGATCCCAGCGAGGTGGAGAAGGCAAAAGAGGGGCAG AAGGCAGATTTCCCGACGGGGATCCCCGAGTGTGGCACCGATGCGCTCCGGTTTGGACTGTGCGCCTACACGTCCCAGG GCCGTGACATCAACCTGGATGTGAACCGGATATTGGGGTACCGCCATTTCTGCAACAAGCTCTGGAACGCCACCAAGTTTGCCCTCCGTGGCCTTGGGAAGGGTTTCGTGCCCTCACCCACGTCCGAG CCTGGAGGCCACGAGAGCCTGGTGGACCGCTGGATCCGCAGCCGGCTGACCGAAGCTGTGAGGCTCAGCAACCAAGGTTTCCAGGCCTACGACTTCCCGGCTGTCACCACCGCCCAGTACAGCTTCTGGCTCTACGAGCTCTGCGATGTCTACCTG GAGTGCCTGAAGCCTGTGCTGAATGGGGTAGACCTAGTGGCAGCCGAATGCGCGCGCCAGACCCTCTACACCTGCCTGGACGTGGGCCTGCGGCTACTCTCACCCTTCATGCCCTTCGTGACCGAGGAGCTGTTCCAGCGGCTGCCCCGGCGAACACCACAAGCTCCCCCTAGCCTATGCGTCACCGCCTACCCAGAGCCCTCGGAG tGCTCCTGGAAGGACCCTGAGGCAGAAGCTGCCTTCGAGCTGGCCCTGAGCATCACTCGAGCTGTGCGCTCCCTGCGTGCCGACTACAACCTCACCCGGATCAGGCCCGACT GTTTCCTGGAAGTGGCTGacgaggccacaggtgccctggCATCGGCAGTGTCGGCCTACGTGCAGACGCTGGCCAGCGCGGGGATCGTGGCTGTCCTGGCGCTGGGGGCTTCTGCACCCCAGGGCTGCGCTGTGGCCCTGGCCTCTGACCGCTGCTCCGTCCACCTGCAGCTGCAGGGGCTAGTAGACCCAGCCCGGGAGCTGGGCAAACTGCAGGCCAAGCGTGATGAGGCGCAGCGGCAGGCCCAGCGTCTGCGGGAGCGCCGCACCGCCTCAGGCTACACTGTCAAGGTGCCCCTCAAAGTTCAGGAGGCAGATGAAGCCAAG CTCCAGCAGACAGAAGCAGAGCTCAGGAAGGTTGATGAGGCCATTGCCCTATTTCAGAAGATGCTGTGA
- the VARS1 gene encoding valine--tRNA ligase isoform X2, whose translation MSILYVSPHPDAFPSLRALIAARYGEAGEGPGWGGAHPRVSLQPPPASRTPFPPPRLPALEQGPGGLWVWGATAVSQLLWPAGLGGPGGSRAAVLVQQWVSYADTELIPAACGATLPALGLRSSAQDPQAALAALGRALSPLEEWLRLHTYLAGEAPTLADLAAVTALLLPFRYVLDPAARRIWGNVTRWFITCVQQPEFRAVLGEVVLYSGARSLSQQPGSEVPAPPKTAAQLKKEAKKREKLEKFQQKQKVQQQQPPPGEQKKPKPEKREKRDPGVITYDLPTPPGEKKDVSGTMPDSYSPQYVEAAWYPWWEQQGFFRPEYGRSSVSAPNPRGIFMMCIPPPNVTGSLHLGHALTNAIQDSLTRWHRMRGETTLWNPGCDHAGIATQVVVEKKLWREQGLSRHQLGREAFLQEVWKWKEEKGDRIYHQLKKLGSSLDWNRACFTMDPKLSAAVTEAFVRLHEEGVIYRSTRLVNWSCTLNSAISDIEVDKKELTGRTLLSVPGYKEKVEFGVLVSFAYKVQGSDSDDEVVVATTRIETMLGDVAVAVHPKDPRYQHLKGKSVIHPFVSRSLPIVFDDFVDMEFGTGAVKITPAHDQNDYEVGQRHGLEAVSIMDARGALVNVPPPFLGLPRFEARKAVLAALKEQGLFRGIEDNPMVVPLCNRSKDVVEPLLRPQWYVRCGEMAQAASAAVTRGDLRILPEAHQRTWHAWMDNIRDWCISRQLWWGHRIPAYFITVNDPAVPPGEDPDGRYWVSGRTEAEAREKAAKEFGVSPDKISLQQDEDVLDTWFSSGLFPFSILGWPNQSEDLSVFYPGTLLETGHDILFFWVARMVMLGLKLTGKLPFKEVYLHAIVRDAHGRKMSKSLGNVIDPLDVIHGVSLQGLHDQLLNSNLDPSEVEKAKEGQKADFPTGIPECGTDALRFGLCAYTSQGRDINLDVNRILGYRHFCNKLWNATKFALRGLGKGFVPSPTSEPGGHESLVDRWIRSRLTEAVRLSNQGFQAYDFPAVTTAQYSFWLYELCDVYLECLKPVLNGVDLVAAECARQTLYTCLDVGLRLLSPFMPFVTEELFQRLPRRTPQAPPSLCVTAYPEPSECSWKDPEAEAAFELALSITRAVRSLRADYNLTRIRPDCFLEVADEATGALASAVSAYVQTLASAGIVAVLALGASAPQGCAVALASDRCSVHLQLQGLVDPARELGKLQAKRDEAQRQAQRLRERRTASGYTVKVPLKVQEADEAKLQQTEAELRKVDEAIALFQKML comes from the exons ATGTCCATTCTGTACGTCTCTCCTCACCCCGATGCCTTCCCCAGCCTCCGAGCCCTCATAGCTGCTCGCTACGGGGAAGCTGGGGAGGGTCCGGGATGGGGAGGAGCCCACCCCCGCGTCAGTCTCCAGCCGCCCCCCGCCAGCCGGACTCCTTTTCCTCCACCCCGTCTGCCTGCCCTGGAACAGGGTCCCGGTGGGCTCTGGGTGTGGGGGGCCACGGCTGTGTCCCAGCTGCTGTGGCCAGCAGGTCTGGGGGGTCCCGGGGGTAGTCGGGCAGCCGTCCTGGTCCAACAGTGGGTCAGTTATGCTGACACCGAGCTAATACCAGCTGCCTGTGGGGCTACGCTGCCGGCCTTGGGACTCCGAAGCTCGGCCCAAGACCCCCAG GCTGCACTGGCGGCCCTGGGCAGAGCCCTGAGCCCCTTGGAAGAGTGGCTTCGACTGCACACCTACCTGGCCGGGGAGGCCCCGACTCTGGCTGACCTGGCAGCTGTCACAGCCTTGCTGCTGCCTTTCCGTTAT GTCCTGGACCCCGCTGCCCGCCGGATCTGGGGTAATGTGACTCGCTGGTTTATCACATGTGTTCAGCAGCCAGAATTCCGGGCCGTACTGGGAGAGGTGGTTCTGTATTCAGGGGCCAGGTCTCTCTCCCAACAGCCAG GCTCTGAGGTCCCTGCACCCCCAAAGACGGCTGCTCAACTCAAGAAAGAGGCAAAGAAACGGGAGAAACTAGAGAAATTCCAGCAGAAGCAGAAGGTCCAACAGCAGCAGCCACCCCCTGGGGAG CAGAAGAAACCAAAaccagagaagagggagaaacgAGATCCTGGGGTCATTACCTACGATCTCCCGACCCCACCTGGGGAAAAGAAAG ATGTCAGCGGCACCATGCCTGACTCCTACAGCCCTCAGTACGTGGAGGCTGCCTGGTACCCTTGGTGGGAGCAGCAGGGCTTCTTCAGGCCTGAGTATGGG CGTTCCAGCGTGTCAGCACCAAACCCCCGGGGCATCTTCATGATGTGCATCCCACCCCCCAACGTGACAGGCTCCCTGCACCTGGGCCACGCGCTCACCAACGCGATCCAGGACTCCCTGACCCGCTG GCACCGCATGCGTGGAGAGACCACCCTGTGGAATCCTGGCTGTGACCACGCGGGCATTGCCACCcaggtggtggtggagaagaaacTCTGGCGCGAGCAAGGGCTGAGTCGGCACCAGCTGGGGCGAGAGGCTTTCCTGCAGGAGGTCTGGAAGTGGAAGGAGGA GAAAGGTGACCGGATTTACCACCAGCTGAAGAAGCTTGGCAGCTCCTTGGACTGGAATCGAGCCTGTTTCACCATGGATCCT AAACTGTCAGCAGCCGTGACAGAGGCCTTTGTACGGCTCCACGAGGAGGGAGTCATTTACCGCAGCACACGACTTGTCAACTGGTCCTGCACCCTCAACTCTGCCATCTCCGACATCGAG GTGGATAAGAAGGAGCTGACAGGTCGTACCCTGCTCTCCGTGCCTGGCTACAAAGAGAAGGTGGAGTTTGGGGTCCTCGTCTCCTTTGCTTACAAGGTCCAAGGCTCAG ACAGCGACGACGAGGTGGTAGTGGCAACCACTCGGATCGAGACGATGCTGGGAGATGTGGCTGTAGCTGTGCACCCCAAAGACCCCAGATACCAG CACCTGAAGGGCAAGAGCGTGATCCACCCATTTGTGTCTCGGAGCCTCCCCATCGTCTTTGATGACTTTGTGGACATGGAGTTCGGCACAG GCGCGGTGAAGATCACCCCCGCCCACGACCAGAATGACTATGAGGTTGGGCAGCGGCACGGGCTGGAGGCCGTCAGCATCATGGACGCCCGCGGGGCCCTCGTCAACGTGCCCCCACCTTTCCTG GGCCTGCCCAGGtttgaggccaggaaggcagtgCTGGCAGCGCTCAAGGAGCAGGGGCTGTTCCGCGGCATTGAGGACAACCCCATGGTGGTGCCACTTTGCAA CCGCTCCAAGGACGTGGTGGAGCCTCTGCTGCGGCCGCAGTGGTACGTGCGCTGTGGGGAGATGGCTCAGGCTGCCAGCGCTGCCGTGACACGGGGTGACCTCCGTATCCTGCCGGAGGCCCATCAGCGGACGTGGCATGCCTGGATGGACAACATCCG GGACTGGTGTATCTCCCGGCAGCTGTGGTGGGGCCATCGCATCCCAGCCTACTTCATCACTGTCAACGACCCTGCCGTGCCCCCAGGGGAG GACCCTGACGGGCGGTACTGGGTGAGCGGGCGCACTGAGGCCGAGGCCCGGGAGAAGGCAGCCAAGGAGTTCGGCGTGTCCCCTGACAAGATCAGTCTCCAGCAAG ATGAAGATGTACTGGACACCTGGTTCTCCTCTGGcctcttccccttctccatcCTAGGCTGGCCCAACCAG TCAGAAGATCTGAGTGTGTTCTACCCGGGGACGCTGCTGGAGACAGGCCATGACATCCTTTTCTTCTGGGTGGCCAGGATGGTCATGCTCGGCCTCAAGCTCACTGGCAAGCTGCCCTTCAAAGAG GTCTACCTCCATGCCATTGTGCGGGACGCCCACGGCCGGAAGATGAGCAAGTCTCTAGGCAACGTCATTGACCCCCTGGACGTTATCCATGGGGTCTCCCTGCAG GGCCTCCACGACCAGTTACTGAACAGCAACCTGGATCCCAGCGAGGTGGAGAAGGCAAAAGAGGGGCAG AAGGCAGATTTCCCGACGGGGATCCCCGAGTGTGGCACCGATGCGCTCCGGTTTGGACTGTGCGCCTACACGTCCCAGG GCCGTGACATCAACCTGGATGTGAACCGGATATTGGGGTACCGCCATTTCTGCAACAAGCTCTGGAACGCCACCAAGTTTGCCCTCCGTGGCCTTGGGAAGGGTTTCGTGCCCTCACCCACGTCCGAG CCTGGAGGCCACGAGAGCCTGGTGGACCGCTGGATCCGCAGCCGGCTGACCGAAGCTGTGAGGCTCAGCAACCAAGGTTTCCAGGCCTACGACTTCCCGGCTGTCACCACCGCCCAGTACAGCTTCTGGCTCTACGAGCTCTGCGATGTCTACCTG GAGTGCCTGAAGCCTGTGCTGAATGGGGTAGACCTAGTGGCAGCCGAATGCGCGCGCCAGACCCTCTACACCTGCCTGGACGTGGGCCTGCGGCTACTCTCACCCTTCATGCCCTTCGTGACCGAGGAGCTGTTCCAGCGGCTGCCCCGGCGAACACCACAAGCTCCCCCTAGCCTATGCGTCACCGCCTACCCAGAGCCCTCGGAG tGCTCCTGGAAGGACCCTGAGGCAGAAGCTGCCTTCGAGCTGGCCCTGAGCATCACTCGAGCTGTGCGCTCCCTGCGTGCCGACTACAACCTCACCCGGATCAGGCCCGACT GTTTCCTGGAAGTGGCTGacgaggccacaggtgccctggCATCGGCAGTGTCGGCCTACGTGCAGACGCTGGCCAGCGCGGGGATCGTGGCTGTCCTGGCGCTGGGGGCTTCTGCACCCCAGGGCTGCGCTGTGGCCCTGGCCTCTGACCGCTGCTCCGTCCACCTGCAGCTGCAGGGGCTAGTAGACCCAGCCCGGGAGCTGGGCAAACTGCAGGCCAAGCGTGATGAGGCGCAGCGGCAGGCCCAGCGTCTGCGGGAGCGCCGCACCGCCTCAGGCTACACTGTCAAGGTGCCCCTCAAAGTTCAGGAGGCAGATGAAGCCAAG CTCCAGCAGACAGAAGCAGAGCTCAGGAAGGTTGATGAGGCCATTGCCCTATTTCAGAAGATGCTGTGA